A window of Symphalangus syndactylus isolate Jambi chromosome 24, NHGRI_mSymSyn1-v2.1_pri, whole genome shotgun sequence contains these coding sequences:
- the LOC134735903 gene encoding uncharacterized protein yields the protein MAGIRHPECSHSLSVEQRGGVPSSELGPKCKEEKLGQGGARGRDQRETPVLTGPHLRETPVLTDPPPPGDSCAHGPPTSGRLLCSRTPHLRETPLFTDPPTSGRLLYSRTPHLRETPAFTDPPPPGDSRAHGPPTSGRLPRSRTPHLRETPALTDPPPPGDSRAHGPPTSGRLLCSRTPHLRETPLFTDPPPPGDSCAPGSPLPSSPVWLKGIFLFRESRTQAPPPLLTRFMHLGTRTRRRRGQGPRRSVPQPAPSLCDPGSSGQAPSPEADSNLARAVHFILRI from the exons ATGGCGGGGATCAGGCACCCCGAATGCAGCCACAGCCTGAGCGTGGAACAGCGGGGGGGTGTCCCCTCCTCGGAACTGGGACCCAAGTGCAAAGAGGAGAAGTTGGGGCAGGGAGGGGCCCGTGGGAGGGACCAAAGG GAGACTCCTGTGCTCACGGGCCCCCACCTCCGGGAGACTCCTGTGCTCACGGACCCCCCACCTCCGGGAGACTCCTGTGCTCACGGACCCCCCACCTCCGGGAGACTCCTGTGCTCACGGACCCCCCACCTCCGGGAGACTCCTCTATTCACGGACCCCCCCACCTCCGGGAGACTCCTCTATTCACGGACCCCCCACCTCCGGGAGACTCCCGCGTTCACGGACCCCCCACCTCCGGGAGACTCCCGCGCTCACGGACCCCCCACCTCCGGGAGACTCCCGCGCTCACGGACCCCCCACCTCCGGGAGACTCCCGCGCTCACGGACCCCCCACCTCCGGGAGACTCCCGCGCTCACGGACCCCCCACCTCCGGGAGACTCCTGTGCTCACGGACCCCCCACCTCAGGGAGACTCCTCTATTCACGGACCCCCCACCTCCGGGAGACTCCTGTGCTCCTGGGTctcccctgccttcctccccagTCTG GTTGAAGGGGATATTTCTCTTCCGGGAAAGCAGGACACAGGCGCCGCCCCCGCTCCTCACTCGCTTCATGCACTTGGGGACGAGGACTCGCCGCAGGAGGGGTCAGGGTCCCCGGAGGTCAGTCCCACAGCCAGCCCCCTCGCTCTGTGACCCTGGATCCTCTGGTCAGGCCCCGTCCCCAGAGGCTGACTCCAACTTGGCCCGGGCTGTTCATTTCATCTTGCGTATTTAG